In Methanococcoides methylutens, the following proteins share a genomic window:
- a CDS encoding sensor histidine kinase has product MKMDDVPLKVKLILYIGFSVLIVMAVTTAIIINTSTTQNEELAYKKSIEKASNYANQFNSDMQSNMAIARTIASTLTVYNSSDREEVNDFLREILVDNPNLIGTYTGFEPNAFDGRDSEFAGTEGYDSTGRLVPYWNKIGGTMFVEPLIDYDTLDYYQLPKQLEEEVLTEPYLYQGELIASYVAPIMRDDEFVGIGGVDVSLNYIDEIVSNVTAFEEGYAFTTSNEGILLSHPVHKEWIGSKTLDDFNDPEISRMANDILVGKGGHIETTDPTTGEYSIIFYEPVRTGNYSFILVIPEDDMLADVTALRNELILISSLALIFMAGAAYLVAMSITRPINDIVSNFAYISNSALKGDLKRRAETDVEVDFRKIPSGLNDILDSLQTYSDELEEANEELKSLDQMKDSFLSNVSHELRTPLTSIKGYTQNVYDGTLGDLNDQQKTSLGTVMRNSERLRRLVDSLLYVSQAQAEIIEYDFKECQIAEIMNNTVMDTIMLVEANDLHIEKKIPSGLPLIVADKDRLVDMLNNIVDNAIKFTPPGGMITLGAYEEEKYLHLTVHDTGIGIPKELIPNLFRKFYQIDSSIRRKYGGTGLGLYICKEIVDAHSGEIWIESEPKEGTTVHIKIPKPRSTLEVSGSKE; this is encoded by the coding sequence ATGAAAATGGATGATGTACCTCTAAAAGTGAAACTGATCCTATACATCGGGTTCAGTGTCCTTATAGTAATGGCTGTTACAACGGCTATCATTATCAATACCAGCACCACTCAGAATGAGGAACTTGCATACAAGAAATCCATAGAAAAAGCAAGCAATTATGCAAACCAGTTCAACTCAGATATGCAATCGAACATGGCCATTGCAAGGACGATCGCAAGTACACTGACCGTTTACAATTCCTCAGACAGGGAGGAGGTCAATGATTTCCTAAGGGAGATCCTTGTTGATAATCCCAATTTGATAGGCACCTATACTGGTTTTGAACCCAATGCTTTTGATGGAAGAGATTCTGAATTTGCGGGTACCGAAGGATATGATTCTACAGGGCGCCTTGTACCTTACTGGAACAAGATCGGAGGGACCATGTTCGTGGAACCCCTTATTGACTATGATACCTTAGATTACTACCAGTTGCCAAAACAGCTTGAAGAGGAAGTACTTACAGAACCATACCTATATCAAGGTGAACTTATTGCGAGCTATGTAGCACCAATAATGAGGGATGACGAATTCGTTGGTATAGGAGGGGTCGATGTATCACTTAACTATATCGATGAGATCGTTTCAAATGTCACTGCTTTTGAAGAAGGCTATGCGTTTACCACAAGTAACGAAGGGATACTACTTTCCCATCCTGTACACAAAGAATGGATCGGATCAAAGACACTTGATGATTTTAACGATCCTGAGATATCACGCATGGCCAACGATATCCTTGTAGGAAAAGGAGGTCATATTGAGACCACCGACCCGACAACAGGCGAGTATTCGATAATCTTCTATGAGCCGGTACGTACTGGAAATTACTCCTTTATTCTGGTGATCCCGGAAGATGATATGCTTGCGGATGTTACAGCCCTGCGGAATGAACTTATCCTCATCTCTTCGCTTGCACTTATTTTCATGGCAGGTGCAGCTTATCTGGTCGCGATGTCCATTACACGTCCGATAAATGATATTGTTTCAAATTTTGCATATATCTCGAATTCTGCCCTGAAAGGTGATCTGAAAAGGAGGGCTGAGACGGATGTAGAGGTGGACTTCAGGAAGATACCTTCGGGATTGAATGATATTCTTGACTCGCTCCAGACCTATTCGGATGAACTTGAAGAAGCAAATGAGGAACTAAAATCACTGGACCAGATGAAGGATTCCTTCCTTTCAAATGTAAGCCATGAGTTAAGGACACCTCTTACAAGCATCAAAGGTTATACCCAGAATGTCTATGATGGAACCCTTGGTGATCTTAACGACCAACAAAAGACCTCACTTGGAACAGTAATGCGTAATTCAGAAAGGCTCAGGCGCCTGGTGGACTCTCTACTTTACGTAAGCCAGGCACAGGCAGAGATCATTGAATACGACTTTAAGGAATGTCAGATAGCAGAAATAATGAACAACACCGTTATGGATACTATCATGCTCGTCGAGGCTAACGATCTGCATATTGAAAAGAAGATACCTTCTGGCCTTCCTTTGATAGTAGCTGATAAGGACCGCCTGGTGGATATGTTGAATAACATAGTCGATAATGCGATCAAGTTCACCCCTCCGGGTGGTATGATAACCCTGGGTGCATATGAGGAAGAAAAATACCTCCACCTTACCGTCCACGATACTGGAATAGGTATTCCCAAAGAACTAATTCCAAACCTATTCAGGAAGTTCTACCAGATCGATTCATCGATCAGAAGAAAATATGGAGGAACCGGTCTGGGTCTTTACATCTGCAAAGAGATCGTTGATGCACATTCCGGTGAGATCTGGATCGAAAGTGAGCCGAAAGAGGGGACCACAGTCCACATAAAAATCCCAAAGCCCAGAAGTACTCTGGAAGTCAGTGGAAGCAAGGAATAA
- the modA gene encoding molybdate ABC transporter substrate-binding protein yields MEKNHLIIVIAAVILVAAAAMLVMPSSQAEENTEITVSAAASLTESFTEIEQEFEAQNPDVNVNMNFAGSGSLRMQIEAGAPIDVFASASQKHMNILEEGDLIDTDTRHDFAENSLVMIVPASDEDEENRIMSLENLTDSSVKKIAIGDPEVAPVGRYAKGSIEEASLWDDVSEKLIYAETVKQVLVYVENGEVDAGFVYMTDAMTSDMDEIKIVAEIPVTTSISYPIATISSSTEKEASREFIDFVVSDEGKAIFEKYGFTVTDAN; encoded by the coding sequence ATGGAAAAGAATCATCTGATTATTGTTATTGCAGCAGTGATACTCGTTGCGGCTGCAGCTATGTTAGTAATGCCGTCATCACAGGCGGAGGAGAATACAGAGATCACAGTTTCAGCTGCTGCAAGCCTGACAGAGAGCTTTACAGAGATCGAACAGGAATTTGAAGCACAAAATCCGGATGTTAATGTAAATATGAATTTTGCAGGTTCCGGTTCTCTTCGTATGCAGATCGAGGCTGGTGCACCTATCGATGTCTTTGCTTCGGCTTCCCAGAAGCACATGAACATCCTTGAAGAAGGAGATCTGATCGACACCGACACAAGGCATGACTTTGCTGAGAACTCACTTGTTATGATCGTTCCGGCATCCGATGAAGATGAAGAGAACCGCATAATGTCTCTTGAGAACCTGACAGACAGTTCGGTAAAAAAGATAGCAATTGGAGACCCTGAAGTTGCACCTGTGGGAAGATATGCAAAAGGATCAATTGAGGAAGCATCCCTTTGGGACGATGTAAGTGAAAAGCTCATCTATGCAGAAACTGTGAAACAAGTTCTGGTATATGTTGAGAACGGAGAGGTGGATGCAGGTTTTGTCTATATGACAGATGCGATGACGTCAGATATGGATGAGATCAAGATCGTGGCAGAAATCCCGGTCACCACAAGCATCAGCTATCCTATTGCAACCATTTCTTCTTCAACCGAAAAAGAAGCCTCACGGGAATTCATCGACTTTGTGGTTTCAGATGAAGGAAAAGCTATATTCGAAAAGTATGGTTTTACAGTAACAGATGCGAACTAA
- the modB gene encoding molybdate ABC transporter permease subunit, protein MLEDAWIPLLITLKVAVLSTAFVALLGILISYALARREFRGKWLADIFVTLPLVLPPTVTGYLLVVLLGKNGIIGQTIFELTGWSLLFTWHAAVIAAFVVSLPLMVKTTASAIGAVDRELEYAAYTLGHSELETMLFVTLPLAKKGILAGIVLSFARAVGEFGATLMVAGNIPGKTNTMSLSIYTAFQSGNDALANILVITLVVVSLLSMALTARFVDRWSV, encoded by the coding sequence ATGCTTGAAGATGCCTGGATCCCCCTGTTGATAACCCTTAAAGTGGCAGTATTGTCCACTGCTTTTGTAGCTTTGCTTGGGATTTTGATCTCATATGCACTTGCAAGGCGGGAGTTCAGGGGGAAATGGCTCGCAGATATCTTTGTGACCCTCCCACTGGTGCTGCCACCTACAGTTACAGGTTATCTTCTTGTGGTCCTGCTGGGTAAGAACGGAATAATAGGTCAGACGATATTTGAGTTGACGGGATGGTCGCTGCTTTTCACATGGCATGCTGCCGTGATAGCAGCTTTCGTTGTGTCACTTCCGTTGATGGTCAAAACTACGGCCTCTGCAATAGGTGCAGTGGATCGTGAACTGGAGTATGCAGCCTATACACTTGGACACAGTGAGCTTGAGACCATGCTTTTTGTGACCCTTCCCCTTGCCAAAAAAGGCATACTTGCAGGTATTGTGCTGAGCTTTGCAAGGGCTGTCGGGGAGTTTGGTGCCACTCTTATGGTTGCTGGCAATATTCCCGGGAAGACAAATACGATGTCGTTGTCCATCTATACTGCATTCCAGTCAGGCAATGATGCACTGGCAAATATTCTTGTCATAACCCTTGTTGTTGTTTCTTTGTTGTCCATGGCACTTACTGCAAGGTTTGTAGACCGATGGAGTGTATGA
- a CDS encoding ABC transporter ATP-binding protein, translating into MGIKVSVSKEYRSRNKKNNKKSGREDVFSLDATFETRDELVVLFGRSGSGKTTTLRCIAGLEKPDNGSIIVNDQTYFDSISGINLQPQYRRPGYVFQNYALFPHMNVRKNITYGLKGWDKEKKEERMFEMLRLLHIEGLEDRYPSQLSGGQKQRVALARALAPKPGILLLDEPFSALDMVVRMRLRERIKAIQNELKIPILFITHSPEEAFSLADRVIVLHDGKVHQTGSPREVFYSPVDRNVAELVGVSNIFDNGKVIGSSTAGTVVEGRGLEFITSSSVNSSGKVSLGIRPENVHLKAYDEGLFLGDGNIFAGNVIDITDKGSSKMMAVELDGSDFILLCEVPTRLSGDIGLSRVIVEISPDDVLVFE; encoded by the coding sequence ATGGGTATAAAGGTGAGCGTATCAAAGGAATACAGGTCCCGCAACAAAAAGAACAACAAAAAGAGCGGACGCGAGGATGTTTTCTCACTTGATGCTACTTTTGAGACGAGGGATGAACTGGTGGTCCTTTTTGGTCGCTCCGGTTCCGGCAAGACCACGACGCTTCGATGCATCGCGGGGCTGGAAAAACCTGATAATGGTAGCATTATTGTCAATGATCAGACATATTTCGATAGCATTTCGGGCATCAACCTTCAGCCACAGTACAGGAGGCCGGGTTACGTTTTCCAGAACTATGCTCTTTTCCCGCATATGAATGTAAGGAAGAATATCACCTATGGCCTCAAGGGATGGGATAAGGAGAAGAAAGAGGAACGTATGTTCGAAATGCTTCGCCTTTTGCACATCGAGGGGCTGGAGGACAGGTATCCTTCACAGCTTTCAGGCGGCCAGAAACAGAGAGTTGCCCTTGCGCGTGCTCTTGCTCCAAAGCCAGGGATACTGCTACTGGATGAACCGTTTTCAGCTCTTGATATGGTCGTCAGGATGCGACTGAGGGAAAGGATCAAAGCAATTCAGAATGAGCTAAAGATCCCGATCCTGTTCATCACTCACAGCCCCGAGGAAGCATTTTCGCTTGCAGATAGGGTCATAGTCCTCCATGATGGCAAGGTTCACCAGACAGGCAGTCCGAGAGAGGTATTCTATTCACCTGTTGACAGGAACGTGGCTGAGCTTGTGGGAGTCAGCAATATTTTTGATAACGGAAAAGTGATTGGAAGTTCTACTGCAGGGACTGTGGTCGAAGGGAGAGGTCTGGAGTTCATAACAAGTTCCAGTGTTAATTCATCCGGAAAAGTGTCCCTGGGGATCAGGCCTGAGAATGTGCATCTAAAGGCCTATGATGAAGGGCTGTTTTTAGGCGATGGCAATATTTTTGCTGGCAATGTCATTGATATTACGGATAAGGGCAGCAGTAAAATGATGGCTGTTGAACTTGATGGTAGCGATTTTATTTTGCTATGCGAGGTTCCGACACGCTTGTCAGGAGATATCGGTCTTTCACGGGTGATCGTGGAGATCTCGCCGGATGATGTGCTGGTCTTTGAGTGA
- a CDS encoding DUF4097 family beta strand repeat-containing protein, whose protein sequence is MKIDRTLWLIPIMLMLLFAGNASAASMFDAGDTVIIDDIVEDDVYLAGGTLIVSGTVLGDVVATGGTVQIDGNISGDLIVASGDVTITGSIGDDIRVACGNFELSGNVGDDLLVTAGTVSTTGESTVGGDATIRSGDADLAGNFGGLLDASAGDLMFSGNVEGDAILDANDLTIGPDSSIKGDLEYSSSNELSIPAGIVGEEIKSERIAQSGDDFDGDGVLKVISFIGKIAYYLFLFGLGVILILVFPEKTEEIVKDIQEETFKNIAVGLLLLIGVIIGSAILMITIIGIPIALLLLLLLLIVLMFAKVYTAMWLGEITFRKAGFEYNQWTVLAAGLFLLLVLTELPFVGGLISLLATLVAMGSMYFALKY, encoded by the coding sequence ATGAAAATTGATCGAACTTTATGGTTAATACCGATAATGCTAATGCTTTTATTCGCAGGCAATGCAAGCGCAGCATCGATGTTCGATGCCGGGGATACAGTGATCATCGACGATATAGTTGAAGATGATGTTTACCTTGCAGGCGGTACACTAATAGTAAGTGGCACTGTGCTGGGGGATGTTGTGGCTACAGGCGGCACAGTCCAGATCGATGGGAACATTTCAGGCGATCTCATTGTTGCTTCAGGTGATGTGACCATTACTGGTAGTATCGGTGACGACATAAGGGTCGCATGCGGTAATTTTGAACTCAGTGGAAATGTCGGTGACGATCTTCTGGTAACTGCCGGAACAGTGTCCACAACTGGGGAATCAACTGTTGGCGGTGACGCGACCATAAGAAGTGGCGATGCAGACCTTGCAGGGAACTTCGGAGGGCTGCTGGATGCTTCAGCAGGTGACCTGATGTTCTCCGGTAATGTTGAAGGAGATGCGATACTGGATGCAAACGACTTGACCATCGGACCTGATTCCAGTATAAAAGGCGATTTGGAATACAGTAGCTCCAATGAGCTATCCATCCCGGCCGGTATTGTCGGAGAGGAGATCAAGTCTGAAAGAATCGCACAAAGCGGAGACGATTTTGATGGTGATGGCGTGCTAAAAGTGATATCCTTTATCGGTAAGATCGCGTATTACCTCTTCCTGTTCGGTCTTGGAGTAATACTCATCCTTGTCTTCCCGGAAAAGACCGAAGAGATCGTAAAGGACATACAGGAGGAAACTTTCAAGAATATCGCCGTGGGACTACTTTTACTGATAGGCGTAATCATCGGATCTGCCATCCTGATGATAACTATCATCGGTATCCCGATTGCGCTCTTACTGCTATTGCTGCTGTTGATTGTACTGATGTTCGCAAAGGTGTACACTGCAATGTGGCTCGGAGAGATAACGTTCAGAAAAGCAGGTTTCGAATATAATCAATGGACTGTACTTGCAGCCGGACTTTTCCTGCTTCTGGTCCTGACCGAACTGCCATTTGTGGGTGGGCTCATCAGCCTTCTGGCAACGCTGGTAGCAATGGGAAGTATGTACTTTGCATTGAAGTATTGA
- the pscS gene encoding O-phospho-L-seryl-tRNA:Cys-tRNA synthase, whose protein sequence is MDEQINKKYLANKIFETQFALEDLRQIVRQALPTGMSDEQSARFSEIVSGLGGLIEEIGAKDGQTQPVSIVGDLMCRTREEEFINIQPIQAGGRLTPEARKAVIAYGDGYSTCDNCRKPFRLDKIEKPSIAQFHTELAEFVGMDQARVVPGARRGFQAVASTLVEKGDTVIVSAFAHYTEFLAVEGAGGVVKEAPVNEDNVLTAESVAHKIDEVRKESGKLPSLIMIDHFDYLFCNEHDIYGIGKVAQEYGIPFLYNGAYTVGIMPVDGKKIGADFVVGSGHKSMASVAPSGVLATTEEWSDKIFRTTQMVGDVTGRKFGIKEVEFLGCTLMGAPLLSMMASFPYVKERTKHWDEEVKKSNYFLNEFLRIEGNEVLSEFPRKHALSKVDTTNSFDKVAKTHKRRGYFFSDELKKRGIAGEFPGATRSWKLSTYGLSWDQIHYLSDAFLEIAEKYELNIN, encoded by the coding sequence ATGGATGAACAAATCAACAAAAAATATCTCGCCAACAAAATATTTGAAACCCAGTTCGCACTGGAGGATCTCAGGCAGATAGTAAGGCAGGCTTTACCTACGGGTATGAGCGATGAGCAGTCTGCACGCTTTTCTGAGATCGTGTCGGGTCTTGGCGGCCTTATCGAGGAGATAGGCGCAAAAGACGGCCAAACACAACCTGTCAGTATTGTGGGCGACCTTATGTGCCGAACAAGAGAAGAGGAGTTCATAAACATACAGCCCATTCAGGCAGGTGGAAGACTGACACCGGAAGCCCGCAAAGCTGTCATAGCTTATGGGGACGGTTACTCAACCTGTGACAACTGCCGAAAACCCTTCAGGTTAGATAAAATCGAAAAGCCTTCGATTGCGCAATTCCATACAGAGCTCGCAGAGTTCGTTGGAATGGACCAGGCAAGAGTAGTTCCCGGTGCCAGGAGAGGTTTCCAGGCCGTTGCATCAACCCTTGTTGAAAAGGGTGACACTGTGATCGTATCTGCATTTGCACATTATACGGAATTCCTCGCTGTGGAAGGTGCTGGTGGAGTTGTAAAAGAAGCTCCTGTGAACGAAGATAACGTGCTCACAGCCGAATCCGTGGCACACAAGATCGATGAGGTCAGGAAAGAGAGCGGAAAGTTACCGTCTCTTATCATGATCGACCATTTCGACTATCTGTTCTGTAATGAACACGATATCTATGGTATCGGTAAAGTGGCACAGGAATATGGAATCCCATTCCTGTACAACGGGGCATATACAGTAGGTATCATGCCTGTTGATGGAAAGAAGATCGGTGCGGACTTCGTAGTAGGTTCCGGACACAAGAGCATGGCATCAGTAGCTCCTTCAGGAGTATTGGCAACCACGGAAGAATGGTCTGACAAGATATTCAGGACCACACAAATGGTTGGGGATGTCACCGGAAGGAAGTTTGGCATCAAGGAGGTCGAATTCCTTGGTTGCACACTGATGGGAGCTCCACTGCTGTCAATGATGGCATCGTTCCCTTATGTAAAAGAAAGGACAAAGCACTGGGATGAGGAAGTCAAGAAATCCAACTATTTCCTCAACGAGTTCCTGAGGATCGAAGGAAATGAAGTGCTGAGCGAATTCCCGAGAAAGCATGCTCTTTCCAAGGTGGATACCACCAACAGCTTCGATAAGGTAGCAAAGACACACAAACGCAGAGGATACTTCTTCAGTGATGAACTGAAGAAACGCGGAATCGCAGGTGAATTCCCCGGTGCTACAAGAAGCTGGAAGCTGAGCACGTACGGACTCTCATGGGACCAGATACACTATCTCTCGGATGCATTCCTTGAGATCGCTGAAAAATACGAACTTAACATTAACTGA
- a CDS encoding O-acetylhomoserine aminocarboxypropyltransferase/cysteine synthase family protein — protein sequence MTEKNYGLDTISLHAGHQPDPTGSRAVPIYQTAAYLFKDADHAANLFALKEFGNIYTRLMNPTTGVLEERVAAIEGGTGALGVASGMAAISLTVLAVTQLGDEIVSANNLYGGTYQLFNHTLPKFGRKVHFVDSTKPEEFEKAITDKTRAIYVEIIGNPKLDVPDLDKIAKIAHDAGVPLIVDNTVGVGIAKPIDHGADIVVLSATKFLGGHGTSIGGIIVDSGNFKWDNGKFPEFTEPDPSYHGLKFWESFGDIPGMGNLAFILRVRTQHLRDLGPAMSPFNAFQFIQGVETLPLRVQRHGENALKVAKHLASHPLVEWVNYPGLEDHPSHELAGKYLKGSYGAILGFGVKGGLEAGRKFIENVELLSHLANIGDAKTLVVHPASTTHQQLTKEEREQTGVTDDFIRMSVGLENAEDIIADIDQALERSQK from the coding sequence ATGACTGAAAAGAATTACGGATTGGACACAATATCATTACACGCAGGACATCAGCCTGACCCTACCGGATCACGTGCTGTCCCCATTTACCAGACCGCAGCATACCTTTTCAAGGATGCAGACCACGCAGCGAACCTTTTCGCGCTGAAGGAATTCGGCAACATCTATACTCGTCTGATGAACCCGACAACCGGTGTCCTGGAAGAAAGAGTAGCTGCCATCGAAGGCGGCACAGGAGCACTTGGTGTAGCTTCAGGCATGGCTGCCATTTCCTTAACGGTTCTGGCTGTCACACAGCTTGGTGATGAGATAGTCTCTGCCAACAACCTTTATGGTGGTACATACCAGCTCTTCAATCACACCCTTCCAAAATTCGGCAGGAAAGTGCACTTTGTGGATTCCACAAAACCTGAAGAGTTCGAGAAGGCGATCACCGATAAGACCCGTGCCATCTACGTAGAGATCATTGGAAACCCAAAACTTGATGTTCCGGACCTTGACAAGATCGCGAAGATCGCACATGATGCAGGTGTCCCACTTATCGTGGACAATACCGTAGGTGTGGGTATCGCAAAGCCGATAGATCATGGTGCAGACATTGTAGTTTTATCCGCAACCAAGTTCCTCGGAGGTCACGGCACTTCCATAGGCGGTATTATCGTAGATTCCGGAAACTTCAAATGGGACAACGGAAAGTTCCCTGAATTCACAGAACCCGACCCAAGCTATCATGGCCTGAAGTTCTGGGAATCCTTCGGTGACATTCCGGGAATGGGAAACCTTGCTTTCATACTAAGAGTTCGCACACAACATCTGCGTGACCTTGGACCGGCAATGAGCCCGTTCAATGCATTCCAGTTCATACAGGGTGTTGAAACCCTTCCTTTAAGGGTACAGAGACACGGCGAAAATGCGCTAAAAGTAGCAAAACACCTTGCATCCCATCCACTGGTCGAATGGGTAAACTACCCCGGTCTTGAGGACCATCCATCCCATGAGCTTGCAGGCAAATACCTGAAAGGAAGCTACGGAGCGATCCTTGGATTCGGTGTCAAGGGCGGACTGGAAGCAGGCAGGAAGTTCATTGAGAACGTGGAACTGCTCTCTCATCTGGCTAACATCGGTGATGCAAAGACACTGGTTGTCCATCCGGCATCCACAACACACCAGCAGCTTACAAAGGAAGAGCGTGAACAGACAGGTGTGACCGATGATTTCATAAGGATGTCTGTAGGTCTTGAGAATGCAGAAGATATTATTGCTGACATTGATCAGGCTTTAGAGAGGTCCCAGAAGTGA
- the metX gene encoding homoserine O-acetyltransferase MetX, with amino-acid sequence MSERSVGIVGTNFHTIEGEFLLEGGQTLKDIRVAYETYGNLNKDKSNAILVCHALTGDAHAAGRHSSDDRKPGWWEDVIGPGKALDTDRYFVICSNVLGGCMGTTGPASLNPDTGNPYGITFPVITIGDMVNVQKELIDYLGIKILFAVVGGSMGGMQTLQWAVAHPDIVRKAVVIASTAVSSPQQIAFNEVGRNAIVSDPDWNEGDYYSGKSPVHGLATARMIAHITYLSDDSMHDKFGRKLQQGENYKFDMSHDFQVESYLKYQGETFTERFDANSYLYVTKAVDYFDLSKNGSLAEGMKDIKAKMLLISITSDWLYPPYQSKKVVEALLFNDHDVSYREIESSYGHDAFLLESGHINYVVHNFLTHTSVGDVMTEEVATIREGVSIETAAKVMFEEGLTHLPVVNEKGCLAGIVTSWDISKAVALKSVDLDDIMTKEVLVAMPDEPIIAGAKRMERHSISALPVVDEKKRLVGIIDSEDINRLIG; translated from the coding sequence GTGAGTGAAAGGTCCGTAGGTATTGTTGGAACTAATTTTCATACGATAGAAGGTGAATTCCTTTTAGAAGGCGGGCAGACCCTGAAAGATATCAGGGTCGCCTATGAGACCTATGGTAACCTGAACAAAGACAAAAGTAATGCTATTCTTGTCTGCCATGCCCTTACAGGCGATGCACATGCTGCAGGCAGACACAGTTCGGATGATCGCAAACCCGGCTGGTGGGAGGATGTCATCGGACCGGGGAAAGCCCTCGATACTGACAGGTATTTCGTAATCTGTTCAAATGTACTGGGTGGATGTATGGGCACCACAGGCCCTGCATCACTCAACCCTGATACCGGAAACCCATATGGCATCACCTTTCCGGTGATAACTATTGGAGATATGGTCAATGTCCAGAAAGAGCTGATAGACTATCTCGGGATCAAAATACTTTTTGCAGTTGTCGGCGGGTCCATGGGCGGCATGCAGACCCTCCAGTGGGCGGTTGCTCACCCGGACATTGTAAGGAAAGCGGTTGTGATCGCTTCCACAGCAGTCTCATCACCTCAGCAGATAGCTTTCAATGAGGTTGGCAGGAATGCCATCGTCTCCGATCCTGACTGGAATGAAGGTGACTACTATTCCGGAAAGTCTCCTGTGCATGGATTGGCCACAGCCAGGATGATAGCTCATATCACCTATCTTAGCGATGACTCCATGCATGATAAGTTCGGCAGGAAACTTCAGCAGGGTGAGAATTATAAATTCGACATGTCACATGATTTTCAGGTCGAGAGCTACCTGAAATATCAGGGAGAAACATTTACTGAAAGGTTTGATGCCAATTCCTATCTCTATGTAACAAAAGCAGTGGATTATTTTGACCTTTCAAAGAACGGTTCCCTTGCAGAAGGTATGAAGGATATCAAGGCAAAGATGCTCTTGATCTCAATTACATCGGACTGGCTGTATCCTCCATACCAATCAAAGAAGGTAGTGGAAGCTCTCCTTTTCAATGACCACGATGTAAGTTATCGGGAGATAGAATCCAGCTACGGCCACGATGCTTTCCTTCTCGAGAGCGGGCACATCAATTATGTTGTCCACAATTTCCTGACACACACATCTGTTGGCGATGTCATGACCGAAGAGGTTGCTACCATCAGAGAGGGGGTCAGCATAGAGACCGCTGCAAAGGTCATGTTCGAGGAAGGATTGACACATCTGCCGGTGGTTAATGAGAAAGGCTGTCTTGCAGGCATCGTTACGTCCTGGGATATCTCAAAGGCGGTTGCATTGAAATCCGTCGATCTGGATGATATCATGACAAAAGAGGTACTTGTGGCAATGCCGGACGAGCCTATCATTGCCGGTGCAAAGCGCATGGAAAGACATAGCATTTCCGCTTTGCCAGTTGTCGATGAGAAGAAAAGGCTCGTGGGAATTATTGATAGCGAGGATATCAATCGACTGATCGGTTGA